One genomic window of Ottowia oryzae includes the following:
- a CDS encoding HipA family kinase, with product MRTVRVRRYVTPLREGGSLPAVVEADDQGLYVLKFRGAGQGVRALMAEIISGGIARAVGLPVPEVVLAGLDPALAQTEPDPEIQDLIRASAGINVGLDYLPAAVNFDPSADQVTDDFASRLVWFDTLVSNVDRTARNTNLLMWHRQPWLIDHGASLTFHHAWNGTVADPGKPFAPIAEHVLLPRASQLAEADAALAPRLSGEVLQGILNGVPDEFLNLAAADRQDAALADPAAHRTAYLRYFQARLADRARWLKGAIDARG from the coding sequence CTGCGCACCGTGCGTGTGCGGCGCTACGTCACCCCGCTGCGTGAAGGCGGCTCGCTGCCGGCCGTGGTCGAGGCCGACGACCAGGGCCTGTACGTCCTGAAGTTTCGCGGCGCGGGCCAGGGCGTGCGGGCCCTCATGGCCGAGATCATCTCTGGCGGCATCGCCCGCGCCGTCGGGCTGCCGGTGCCTGAAGTGGTGCTGGCCGGTCTGGATCCGGCGCTGGCACAGACCGAGCCCGACCCTGAAATCCAGGACCTGATCCGCGCCAGCGCGGGCATCAACGTGGGGCTGGATTACCTGCCCGCCGCCGTCAACTTCGACCCCTCGGCGGATCAGGTGACGGACGACTTCGCCTCGCGCCTGGTGTGGTTCGACACGCTGGTCAGCAACGTGGACCGCACCGCGCGCAACACCAACCTGCTGATGTGGCACCGCCAGCCGTGGTTGATCGACCATGGCGCCAGCCTGACCTTTCACCACGCCTGGAACGGCACCGTGGCCGACCCCGGCAAACCCTTCGCGCCCATCGCCGAACATGTGCTGTTGCCGCGCGCCAGCCAGCTCGCCGAGGCCGACGCCGCCTTGGCGCCGCGCCTGTCCGGCGAGGTGCTGCAAGGCATTCTGAACGGCGTTCCGGACGAGTTTCTGAACCTGGCCGCCGCGGATCGGCAGGATGCCGCACTGGCCGATCCGGCAGCGCACCGCACCGCCTACCTGCGCTATTTCCAGGCGCGCCTGGCCGACCGTGCGCGTTGGTTGAAAGGGGCGATCGATGCACGCGGCTGA
- a CDS encoding aminotransferase class I/II-fold pyridoxal phosphate-dependent enzyme, whose product MKIEPFKAADQAPALADAAGQFGGHLLETTHGGPDALGVPAHDFSTNANACGPCPDALAAVQQADFARYPDPSYAALRRQLAGFHGVAPERVVIAASASEFIHRISALAHRAGLRCATMPPHAYGDYARAASVWGLTCEGAGRSTGAPALLWACEPSSPLGVADDALAHWSGDSAKPGDVRVLDCAYAPLRLVGQSPTVPLDVWQLWTPNKALGLTGVRAAYAVAPDGAQAAAAEARAPSWPLGADGVAMLNAWVEEGAQAWLANSLATLRAWKSEQVALCTGLGWHLVPRSVANFFVARLPLPESHTAPVLERLRAQGVKLRDCASFGLPGHVRLGVLPPASQQALRAAWLAATSARPG is encoded by the coding sequence ATGAAAATTGAACCCTTCAAGGCCGCCGATCAGGCGCCAGCGCTGGCCGACGCGGCAGGTCAGTTTGGCGGCCACCTGCTTGAAACCACCCACGGCGGGCCGGATGCACTGGGCGTGCCTGCACACGACTTTTCCACCAACGCCAACGCCTGCGGGCCGTGCCCTGATGCGCTGGCGGCTGTGCAGCAAGCCGATTTCGCGCGCTACCCTGATCCGAGCTACGCCGCGCTGCGCAGGCAGCTTGCGGGCTTTCACGGCGTGGCGCCCGAGCGCGTCGTGATCGCGGCCAGCGCCAGCGAATTCATCCACCGCATCAGCGCGCTGGCGCACCGCGCGGGCCTGCGGTGCGCGACCATGCCGCCGCACGCCTATGGCGACTACGCGCGCGCCGCGTCGGTGTGGGGTTTGACGTGCGAGGGCGCGGGCCGGAGTACCGGCGCACCCGCATTGCTCTGGGCGTGCGAGCCATCCAGCCCCCTGGGCGTCGCAGACGATGCTTTGGCGCATTGGTCGGGCGACAGCGCCAAGCCCGGCGACGTGCGCGTGCTGGACTGCGCCTACGCCCCGCTGCGTCTCGTGGGCCAGTCGCCGACGGTTCCTCTCGATGTATGGCAGCTATGGACGCCCAACAAGGCGCTGGGCCTCACCGGCGTGCGCGCCGCCTACGCTGTTGCGCCCGACGGTGCCCAGGCCGCCGCTGCTGAGGCGCGGGCACCTTCCTGGCCGCTGGGCGCAGATGGTGTGGCCATGCTCAATGCCTGGGTGGAAGAGGGCGCCCAAGCCTGGCTGGCCAATTCCCTGGCGACGCTGCGCGCCTGGAAGTCCGAGCAGGTGGCGCTGTGCACCGGGCTGGGCTGGCATCTCGTACCTCGCAGCGTAGCCAATTTCTTTGTCGCGCGGCTGCCGCTGCCTGAAAGCCATACGGCTCCAGTACTTGAGCGCCTGAGGGCGCAGGGGGTCAAGCTGCGCGACTGCGCTTCCTTCGGACTACCGGGCCATGTGCGCCTGGGCGTGCTGCCGCCCGCATCGCAGCAGGCGCTGCGGGCGGCCTGGCTGGCCGCCACTTCGGCGCGGCCCGGCTAA
- the cbiB gene encoding adenosylcobinamide-phosphate synthase CbiB, giving the protein MALSWGGGMPGDSAQAVLLACAPALAIAVDRLLGEPGLRWHPVVWMGRYLAWAGERLAPRVGAPQVRSDSQVFWAAALAWCAAAAIIVVVTWLFQAWVLTEPEWLAALALGLFLKPLLSWAMLHDEVLGVERALADSLPAGRAQLSRLVSRDTAALSPTQVRESAIESLAENLNDSVVAPLFWFALLGLPGAALFRFANTADAMWGYPGERGGRVWAYAGKWAARADDVLAWIPARITAALIWLVGGLRGGARLRSEAARTPSPNSGWPMAAMALALGVQLRKPDVYTLNAGARAPEASDPLRTCAIGSRVVLVGTLATCAAMLCALI; this is encoded by the coding sequence ATGGCGTTGAGCTGGGGCGGCGGGATGCCAGGCGATTCCGCCCAGGCGGTGCTGCTGGCTTGCGCCCCGGCGCTGGCGATCGCGGTAGACCGTTTGCTGGGCGAGCCCGGCCTGCGCTGGCACCCGGTGGTATGGATGGGGCGCTACCTGGCGTGGGCGGGCGAGCGCTTGGCGCCCCGCGTGGGGGCGCCTCAGGTGCGGTCCGATTCACAGGTGTTTTGGGCTGCAGCGCTGGCCTGGTGTGCGGCGGCAGCTATCATTGTTGTAGTAACCTGGCTTTTTCAGGCTTGGGTGCTGACTGAGCCTGAGTGGCTGGCCGCCCTGGCGCTGGGCCTCTTTCTCAAGCCGCTGTTGTCGTGGGCAATGCTGCACGACGAGGTGCTGGGCGTTGAGCGTGCCTTGGCCGATTCTCTGCCCGCGGGCCGCGCCCAGCTCTCGCGCCTGGTCAGCCGCGATACGGCGGCGCTGTCGCCCACCCAGGTGCGCGAAAGCGCCATCGAGAGCCTGGCCGAGAACCTGAACGATTCGGTGGTGGCGCCGCTGTTCTGGTTTGCGCTGCTGGGCCTGCCCGGCGCGGCGCTGTTTCGCTTTGCCAACACCGCAGACGCGATGTGGGGCTATCCGGGCGAGCGCGGCGGGCGCGTTTGGGCGTACGCAGGCAAGTGGGCGGCGCGCGCCGACGATGTGTTGGCGTGGATACCTGCGCGCATCACGGCCGCGTTGATCTGGCTGGTGGGCGGCCTGCGCGGGGGCGCGCGCCTGCGCAGCGAAGCAGCGCGCACGCCGTCGCCCAACAGCGGCTGGCCGATGGCCGCCATGGCGCTGGCGCTGGGCGTGCAATTGCGCAAGCCGGACGTCTACACGCTGAACGCTGGCGCGCGAGCGCCCGAAGCCAGCGACCCGCTGCGCACCTGCGCGATCGGCTCGCGCGTGGTGCTGGTGGGTACCTTGGCTACTTGCGCGGCCATGCTCTGCGCGCTGATCTGA
- a CDS encoding LysM peptidoglycan-binding domain-containing protein: MGPTVTQVPVKQTPAPPSPPPPPRKDVDPAVRQPDLHQGKTEVPPPERYVVHEVEQGETLTEVSRRYQTTVPLLQAANPQLSGPDQLEIGQKINVPLGADYGREPTPDVVEPGQTLAELAREHPGVNVQDIAGANRHRIPNPDRIRVGQQLWVPAERPATPLEQKVQGTDDAAAELERAQKAYDALPSGTNGGVRTEVYQGVQHATDKLKTAVQGELDERVKGALPSGTKPTEDDYQRAGQQIKERYQSDPLATQRLEGALTSLAGDRFRASPAGQAQTLIQQARGAGDVPKQVAELNQRLKGAPPEVRDAVLNGEGGKKFFQDAAAWATEPLAGGSASQADEKAREEFNAAGQQAPGAVTMERLEQLTQGVDPALAAQLTGEAIPTLEKYVNDYRAEVSGQPLGQAGMANLLKVLDRGADTPAGQANLDKVAQLGLYTRDAIRLHVSGGGSPAYAVALAKHAKVDAATVLQEAYDGAAGYCAQIADTAKAYSAHVDELGWLVQNHGGAMTPEQLQQAIADYTKEKGPDWDAKGKEFQNTLAAQGETLQKQLLALQQLPAGTPGREEALTAALNDPASSLALNTAWEKNPELLKGVQGDRLLAFFADPTVKGSAKLLDTGRKLLTDLTTQFVKRNVLSELETFNPNDPASVQKTRDAVSKLRNSNLAQLLGVSTKEMDQATDALTKSMPSAGDSADDIARKMRTLNTELEAIGDQVEGRLGFDPADSKRGLKAFDKSTVSGQVLRGVGMLLGGVGMMASATAVVNDPSLKSWQADGRRPWHDAKGPGAGRGHGQAGRGFGAGQGGVLAGGPPAGRGHGRVRSVVCRRVRAERRLHQRGALRRRRRRGCDGRAVHRAGRLGGPGFGGHLGCRAGDLGRGERVAQTRARQRRRHLHALSAARRPDRARCPRTDRPERGRLQRGATAQPLRAAQGHEAGRPTATAEAGQLDQRHVGRPTGCTAQQPAPHGGRFRWRSFPPPADRRQRPIGSAGHCQPPMVHALWGPGAEVHRATGSTACGAADPDAGALKAAPRLGRGTMVG; this comes from the coding sequence ATGGGCCCGACCGTCACGCAAGTTCCTGTCAAGCAAACCCCTGCGCCACCATCGCCGCCCCCGCCACCGCGCAAGGACGTGGACCCAGCCGTGCGGCAACCTGATCTGCACCAGGGCAAGACGGAAGTCCCGCCGCCAGAGCGGTACGTCGTGCACGAGGTGGAACAAGGCGAAACGCTGACTGAGGTTTCGCGCCGCTACCAGACCACGGTGCCCCTGCTGCAGGCGGCGAATCCGCAGCTCAGCGGGCCGGACCAGCTGGAGATTGGCCAGAAGATCAACGTGCCGCTGGGCGCCGACTATGGGCGCGAGCCGACGCCCGACGTGGTCGAGCCGGGTCAGACGCTGGCCGAGCTGGCGCGCGAGCACCCGGGCGTCAATGTGCAGGACATCGCCGGCGCCAACCGCCACCGCATTCCCAACCCCGATCGCATCCGCGTGGGGCAGCAACTATGGGTGCCTGCCGAACGGCCCGCGACGCCGCTGGAGCAGAAGGTGCAAGGCACCGACGACGCGGCGGCCGAGCTTGAGCGCGCGCAAAAGGCCTACGACGCATTGCCCTCCGGCACAAACGGCGGCGTGCGCACCGAGGTGTACCAGGGTGTTCAGCACGCCACCGACAAGCTCAAGACGGCGGTGCAGGGCGAGTTGGACGAACGCGTGAAAGGCGCGCTGCCGAGTGGCACCAAGCCGACCGAGGACGACTATCAAAGGGCTGGCCAGCAGATCAAGGAGCGCTACCAGTCCGACCCGCTGGCCACGCAGCGCCTTGAGGGCGCCTTGACCAGCCTCGCGGGCGACCGCTTTCGCGCCAGCCCCGCCGGCCAGGCGCAGACCTTGATCCAGCAGGCGCGCGGTGCAGGCGATGTGCCCAAGCAGGTGGCCGAGCTGAATCAGCGCCTCAAGGGCGCGCCGCCAGAAGTGCGCGATGCCGTGCTGAACGGCGAAGGCGGCAAGAAGTTCTTCCAGGACGCGGCGGCGTGGGCCACCGAGCCGCTGGCTGGTGGCAGCGCAAGCCAAGCCGACGAAAAGGCGCGAGAGGAATTCAACGCCGCAGGCCAGCAGGCGCCCGGCGCCGTGACGATGGAGCGGCTGGAGCAGCTGACCCAGGGGGTGGACCCGGCGCTGGCTGCCCAGCTGACCGGCGAAGCCATTCCAACGCTTGAGAAGTACGTCAACGACTACCGCGCCGAAGTCAGCGGCCAGCCCTTGGGGCAGGCAGGCATGGCCAACCTGCTCAAGGTGCTGGACCGCGGCGCCGACACGCCCGCAGGCCAGGCCAACCTGGACAAGGTCGCCCAGCTGGGGCTGTATACCCGCGATGCGATTCGCCTGCATGTGTCGGGCGGCGGCAGCCCCGCGTATGCGGTGGCGCTGGCTAAACACGCCAAGGTGGATGCGGCCACCGTGCTGCAAGAGGCTTACGACGGCGCGGCCGGGTACTGCGCCCAGATCGCCGATACGGCCAAGGCATACAGCGCGCACGTCGATGAGCTGGGCTGGCTGGTGCAGAACCACGGCGGCGCGATGACGCCGGAGCAATTGCAGCAAGCGATTGCCGACTACACGAAGGAAAAAGGCCCAGACTGGGACGCCAAGGGCAAGGAGTTCCAGAACACGCTGGCGGCGCAGGGCGAGACATTGCAAAAGCAACTGTTGGCCTTGCAGCAGTTGCCCGCGGGTACGCCGGGGCGAGAAGAAGCGCTGACCGCCGCACTGAACGACCCGGCCAGCAGCCTGGCCCTCAACACGGCGTGGGAGAAAAACCCCGAGCTGCTCAAAGGCGTGCAGGGCGATCGCCTACTGGCCTTCTTTGCCGACCCCACGGTGAAGGGCTCGGCCAAACTGCTGGACACCGGCCGCAAGCTGTTGACAGACCTGACCACGCAGTTCGTGAAGCGCAATGTGCTGAGCGAACTGGAGACCTTCAACCCGAACGACCCGGCCAGCGTGCAAAAGACGCGCGACGCCGTCAGCAAGCTGCGCAACTCGAACCTCGCGCAACTTTTGGGTGTGTCGACCAAGGAGATGGACCAGGCCACAGATGCCCTGACCAAGTCGATGCCCAGCGCCGGCGACAGCGCCGACGATATCGCGCGCAAGATGCGCACGCTCAATACCGAGCTGGAAGCCATCGGAGACCAAGTCGAAGGCCGGTTGGGGTTTGACCCGGCAGATTCGAAGCGAGGCCTGAAGGCGTTCGACAAGAGCACCGTCTCGGGGCAGGTGCTGCGCGGAGTTGGCATGTTGCTTGGCGGCGTGGGCATGATGGCGTCTGCCACCGCTGTGGTGAACGACCCGTCGCTGAAAAGCTGGCAAGCTGACGGGCGACGGCCTTGGCATGACGCAAAAGGGCCTGGAGCTGGCCGTGGGCATGGGCAAGCTGGACGAGGCTTCGGTGCTGGGCAAGGCGGGGTCCTCGCTGGTGGGCCGCCTGCTGGGCGCGGGCATGGCCGTGTTCGATCTGTGGTCTGCCGCCGAGTCCGCGCAGAGCGGCGACTACACCAGCGCGGGGCTCTACGGCGCAGGCGCCGCCGGGGGTGTGATGGCCGCGCTGTTCACCGGGCCGGTCGGTTGGGCGGGCCTGGCTTTGGTGGGCATCTCGGCTGCCGGGCTGGCGATCTGGGGCGGGGTGAAAGAGTCGCGCAAACACGAGCCAGACAGCGACGGCGGCACCTCCATGCGCTTTCTGCAGCACGCCGGCCTGACCGAGCAAGGTGCCCGCGCACTGACCGACCAGAGCGGGGAAGGCTACAGCGTGGTGCCACTGCTCAGCCGCTACGCGCAGCTCAAGGGCATGAAGCTGGAAGACCCACAGCAACAGCAGAAGCTGGTCAACTGGATCAACGGCATGTCGGCAGACCAACTGGCTGCACTGCGCAACAACCTGCACCACACGGCGGACGATTTCGATGGCGATCCTTCCCGCCTCCCGCTGACCGCAGACAGCGACCGATTGGAAGTGCCGGACATTGCCAGCCGCCCATGGTTCACGCGCTTTGGGGACCGGGGGCCGAAGTCCATCGCGCAACTGGAAGCACAGCTTGCGGTGCTGCAGATCCCGACGCTGGCGCCCTGAAAGCCGCCCCGCGCCTTGGCCGTGGAACAATGGTTGGATGA
- a CDS encoding DUF3037 domain-containing protein → MHAADVYDYAIVRVVPRAEREEFINVGVILSCQRAGFLEAAIELDEARLLALDAHADLDTVRRHLRAIVAICAGLPEGGPIAQLPYRARFHWLTARRSSIIQTSPVHTGLCTGAEAGTALQTIMTRMVRRPAAPRPPTV, encoded by the coding sequence ATGCACGCGGCTGACGTTTACGACTACGCCATCGTGCGCGTGGTGCCGCGCGCCGAGCGCGAGGAATTCATCAACGTCGGCGTCATCCTCTCGTGCCAGCGCGCCGGCTTTCTGGAAGCGGCCATTGAGCTGGACGAGGCGCGGCTGCTGGCGCTGGACGCGCACGCCGATCTGGACACCGTGCGCCGCCATCTGCGCGCCATCGTCGCGATCTGCGCAGGGCTGCCCGAGGGCGGCCCCATCGCCCAATTGCCCTACCGCGCGCGCTTTCACTGGCTGACCGCGCGGCGCAGCAGCATCATCCAGACTTCACCCGTTCACACGGGGCTGTGCACCGGCGCAGAAGCGGGCACCGCGCTGCAAACCATCATGACGCGCATGGTGCGGCGCCCGGCCGCGCCCCGGCCGCCGACGGTTTGA
- a CDS encoding tetratricopeptide repeat protein, whose product MRKSSVLTPGSVDAWLHQAFALHQQGQLGQARALYEQVLARQPAHAQALYLLGTLALQARDMRLAETMLSKAARANPRHVPTLINLAMALSQLDKHAAALEAVERALALEPTSVPARGARVGMLVRASRAADALREVDALLAAGVQSAELWVNKGIAHNELGQAAEAERCFDHVLSLAPNHPDAQSQKVKLLIARERYDDALELVDRVLATAPNDAQAHANRGHVLVELRRYADAVEACSRACAIEVSVDRLTRLSTALCLAGRMDKAEAAIRQARALDADYPPLWVAAGVVLASLGDYATAALNFDRFLRVRGNEDKVLLLKADALIQAKSYAAAIESLALCSIETPAALSQSVYAKLMIADWQDIERPIAQLLGNVREGEGVYVPFFLLPIADDAALMHSVARAYARGTECDTAGQRSVAPTRGKKLRIGYFSADFHNHATCMLMAEMLAAHDHERFEVYGFSFGPTERDAMTDRIAPCFDQFLYVKDWSIDRIAAQARQLQLDIAIDLKGYTQHGRQQLFAEGCAPVQVSYLGYPGTLGSACMDYIIADPTVIPPEHEAHFSEKVVRMPHSYQCNDSQRRIAEDVFTRGELGLPESAFVYVCFNNTYKILPEVFARWMRILQAVPGSVLWLYQGTPEGADKLRGHAAAAGVDPQRLVFAPNLPADQHLSRLRHADLFLDTLPCNAHTTASDALWAGVPLLTCLGNAFQGRVAASLLRALSLDELVTTHLDDYEATAIDLARSPERLAALRARLAAQRQTSSLFDGKRFARNLESAFITMADRHYAGLPPVAFDVQDAGTANPGGVVATS is encoded by the coding sequence ATGAGAAAGTCTTCCGTTCTAACGCCTGGTAGCGTCGATGCGTGGCTGCATCAGGCATTCGCCCTGCATCAACAGGGCCAGCTCGGCCAAGCGCGTGCTTTGTATGAGCAGGTGCTGGCGCGCCAGCCCGCACACGCCCAGGCGCTGTATCTGCTGGGTACGCTGGCGCTGCAGGCCCGCGACATGCGCCTGGCGGAAACGATGCTGAGCAAGGCTGCGCGGGCCAATCCGCGCCATGTGCCGACCCTCATCAACCTGGCGATGGCGCTGTCGCAGCTGGACAAGCACGCAGCGGCCTTGGAGGCTGTCGAGCGCGCGCTGGCGTTGGAGCCCACCTCCGTGCCTGCCCGCGGCGCCAGGGTGGGCATGCTGGTGCGTGCGTCGCGGGCAGCCGATGCCCTGCGTGAGGTCGACGCGCTGTTGGCGGCCGGCGTTCAAAGCGCCGAGCTGTGGGTCAACAAAGGGATTGCGCACAACGAATTGGGCCAGGCGGCAGAGGCCGAGCGGTGTTTTGACCATGTCCTGTCGCTCGCGCCCAACCACCCCGATGCGCAATCGCAGAAGGTCAAACTGCTGATCGCACGCGAGCGCTATGACGATGCGCTTGAACTGGTCGACCGCGTCCTGGCCACGGCGCCCAACGATGCGCAAGCGCACGCCAACCGGGGTCACGTTCTGGTGGAGCTAAGGCGCTACGCAGACGCAGTCGAAGCGTGTAGCCGTGCCTGTGCGATTGAAGTCAGTGTCGATCGCCTAACCAGATTGTCCACGGCTTTGTGCCTGGCGGGCCGGATGGACAAGGCAGAAGCGGCCATCCGGCAAGCCAGGGCGTTGGATGCGGACTACCCGCCGCTTTGGGTTGCCGCAGGGGTCGTGTTGGCCTCACTGGGCGATTACGCTACCGCGGCGCTCAACTTCGACCGGTTTCTTCGGGTGCGAGGGAATGAGGACAAGGTACTTTTGCTGAAGGCTGATGCGTTGATTCAGGCCAAGTCCTACGCTGCAGCGATAGAGTCCCTTGCGCTTTGCTCCATTGAAACACCTGCCGCCTTGTCGCAAAGCGTGTATGCCAAGCTGATGATCGCGGATTGGCAAGACATCGAGCGTCCGATAGCGCAGCTGCTGGGCAATGTGCGCGAAGGCGAGGGGGTTTACGTACCCTTCTTCCTTCTGCCGATTGCCGATGATGCCGCCCTCATGCATTCGGTCGCTCGGGCCTATGCGCGTGGCACCGAGTGCGATACCGCGGGCCAGCGCAGCGTTGCACCAACGCGCGGCAAGAAGCTGCGCATCGGCTACTTCTCGGCCGACTTTCACAACCACGCCACCTGCATGCTCATGGCCGAGATGCTGGCCGCGCACGATCATGAGCGCTTCGAGGTCTACGGCTTTTCCTTCGGGCCGACTGAGCGCGACGCGATGACCGATCGCATCGCGCCCTGCTTCGATCAATTCCTGTACGTGAAGGATTGGAGCATCGACCGCATTGCTGCGCAGGCGCGGCAACTGCAGCTGGACATCGCCATCGACCTGAAGGGCTACACGCAACACGGCCGCCAGCAGTTGTTTGCAGAGGGCTGCGCGCCCGTGCAGGTCAGTTACCTGGGCTACCCCGGCACACTGGGCAGCGCCTGCATGGACTACATCATTGCCGACCCCACGGTGATTCCGCCCGAGCACGAGGCGCACTTCTCCGAAAAAGTGGTGCGCATGCCGCACAGCTACCAGTGCAACGACAGCCAGCGCCGCATCGCCGAAGATGTTTTTACGCGCGGTGAGCTTGGGCTGCCCGAATCGGCTTTCGTCTACGTGTGCTTCAACAACACCTACAAAATCCTTCCCGAGGTTTTTGCCCGCTGGATGCGCATCCTGCAGGCCGTCCCAGGCAGCGTGTTGTGGCTGTACCAGGGCACGCCCGAGGGCGCGGACAAGCTGCGCGGGCACGCGGCCGCAGCAGGGGTGGACCCGCAGCGGCTGGTCTTTGCACCGAACTTGCCGGCGGACCAACATTTGTCGCGCCTGCGCCATGCCGACCTGTTCCTCGACACGCTGCCTTGCAACGCCCACACCACCGCCAGCGATGCGTTGTGGGCGGGCGTGCCTCTGCTGACCTGCTTGGGCAACGCGTTCCAGGGCCGTGTGGCGGCCAGCCTGCTGCGGGCGCTGTCGCTGGATGAATTGGTCACCACCCATCTGGACGACTACGAAGCCACCGCGATCGACCTGGCCCGTTCGCCCGAGCGTCTGGCAGCGCTGCGCGCCAGGCTTGCCGCCCAGCGGCAGACCTCGTCGCTGTTCGACGGCAAGCGTTTTGCCCGAAATCTGGAATCCGCGTTCATCACCATGGCCGACCGGCACTACGCCGGTTTGCCGCCCGTCGCATTCGACGTGCAGGACGCAGGCACAGCGAACCCTGGGGGCGTCGTTGCAACGAGTTGA
- a CDS encoding IPTL-CTERM sorting domain-containing protein — MSVSYRIASVVTLGLAACLGSAHAQTNLIVNGSFESPVPTGWQGADPGPIGSPWTNAVALTAWTANDVSLHGWPAASTRAQDGNQVIDLNGSNPGWIEQTVTLVPGHRYQLDWYDSRHYGMASNVTTTYNVLINGAPTGSSVPTGIGTADALPANWWNAQTMQFVASAASTAVRFAATAPGGPVGAFIDNVRLIDITPTVSIACSAASLTDSAGQVSACTVTSSTAAPAGGLSVNLTLPASGSRYTVSCASPVVIAAGATSSTTPCTVTAVANTDVGDGSVTATLTVAAGNGYIPSTTNGTATVTITDDDVVAVPALGGWALLALSGLLGVFGLHRRASH; from the coding sequence ATGTCCGTGTCTTACCGTATCGCCAGCGTGGTCACGCTGGGCTTGGCGGCTTGCCTGGGCTCGGCCCATGCGCAAACCAACCTGATCGTCAACGGCAGCTTTGAATCGCCTGTCCCAACCGGCTGGCAGGGTGCCGATCCTGGGCCTATCGGAAGTCCATGGACCAACGCCGTGGCGCTGACGGCCTGGACAGCCAACGATGTGAGCCTGCACGGCTGGCCTGCTGCCAGCACCCGCGCGCAGGATGGCAACCAGGTGATTGACCTGAATGGCAGCAACCCAGGTTGGATCGAGCAGACCGTCACGCTGGTGCCCGGTCACCGTTATCAGCTGGACTGGTACGACTCGCGCCACTACGGCATGGCCAGCAACGTCACCACGACCTACAACGTGCTGATCAACGGCGCGCCGACGGGGTCCAGCGTACCCACGGGCATCGGCACCGCGGACGCCTTGCCCGCCAACTGGTGGAACGCGCAAACGATGCAGTTCGTGGCCTCGGCGGCGTCCACCGCCGTTCGCTTTGCCGCCACCGCGCCGGGCGGCCCGGTGGGCGCTTTCATTGACAACGTGCGGCTGATCGACATCACGCCCACCGTCTCGATCGCCTGCTCCGCCGCATCGCTGACCGATTCCGCTGGGCAAGTATCGGCGTGCACGGTGACCAGTTCCACCGCTGCCCCGGCCGGCGGCCTGTCGGTCAACCTGACGCTGCCAGCATCTGGCTCACGCTACACCGTCAGCTGCGCCAGCCCGGTGGTCATTGCCGCCGGTGCCACCAGTTCGACCACGCCCTGCACCGTGACCGCTGTGGCCAACACCGACGTGGGCGATGGCAGCGTGACCGCCACCCTCACAGTGGCAGCTGGCAACGGCTACATCCCCAGCACAACCAACGGTACGGCCACTGTCACAATCACCGACGACGACGTCGTGGCGGTGCCTGCGCTGGGCGGCTGGGCGCTGCTGGCGCTTTCGGGCCTGCTGGGCGTGTTTGGCCTGCACCGCCGCGCCTCACACTGA